In Schistocerca cancellata isolate TAMUIC-IGC-003103 unplaced genomic scaffold, iqSchCanc2.1 HiC_scaffold_375, whole genome shotgun sequence, a single genomic region encodes these proteins:
- the LOC126119554 gene encoding uncharacterized protein LOC126119554 produces MRDAFAGSAAFAGSAAFARSAAFARSAAFARSAAFARSAAFSRSAAFAQRSAFAGCGTLARSAAFARCAAFARSAAFKRSAAFKRSAAFARSTAFERSAAFAGSAAFTRSGAFARSNAFAGSAASARSAAFARSAVFARSAVFARSAVFARSAAITRSASFARSAAFARRAAFAMRAAFARSAAFARSAAFARGAAFARSAAFAQSAAFARSASFDRVLPSQGVLPSQGVLPSQGVQPSQGVLPSQGVLPSQRVLPSQGVLP; encoded by the coding sequence ATGAGggatgccttcgcagggagtgctgcctttgcagggagtgctgcctttgcaaggagtgctgcgttcgcaaggagtgcagccttcgcacggagtgcagccttcgcacgtagtgctgccttctcacggagtgctgcctttgcacagagatctgcattcgcagggtgtggtacCCTCGCAagaagtgcagccttcgcaaggtgtgctgccttcgctaggagtgctgccttcaaaaggagtgctgccttcaaaaggagtgctgcctttgcaaggagtactgccttcgaaaggagtgctgcctttgcagggagtgctgccttcacaaggagtggtgccttcgcaaggagtaatgccttcgcagggagtgctgcatctgcaaggagtgctgcctttgcaaggagtgctgtcttcgcaaggagtgctgtcttcgcaaggagtgctgtctttgcaaggagcgctgccatcacaaggagtgcttccttcgctaggagtgctgccttcgcaaggagggctgcctttgcaatgagggctgccttcgctaggagtgctgccttcgcaaggagtgctgccttcgcaagaggtgctgccttcgcaaggagtgctgccttcgcacagagtgcagccttcgcacggagtgcttcctttgacagagtgctgccttcgcaaggagtgctgccttcacaaggagtgctgccttcgcaaggagtgcagccttcgcaaggtgtgctgccttcgcaaggagtgctgccttcccaaagagtgctgccttcccaaggagtgctgccttag